In Aegilops tauschii subsp. strangulata cultivar AL8/78 chromosome 3, Aet v6.0, whole genome shotgun sequence, one genomic interval encodes:
- the LOC109776218 gene encoding potassium transporter 6-like — translation MERRADANGDIVLEMASPGADGQQQGGDGGASGGRTLSFSQAYKMRHRTPQVFTVSQTLLLSFQSLGIVYGDLGTSPLYVFPSVVLPGAGERDFLGILSLILWTLTLMSLVKYVLIVLRADDHGEGGTFALYSLLRQHVNFKGGTPAQVTRLPSDLQLRFHGKKKRSEPSRMQKFLEGSAVAQSVLTYVVLVGTSMVMGDGALTPAISVLSAVQGIQSRSPKIEQKHVVMLSVVILLLLFLFQQMGTGRVSFSFSPIMLVWFGSIAMIGLYNIIVYYPPVLKAVNPYYIYCYFARNGTAGWEQLGAVILCITGAEAMFADLGHFNKRSIQVAFSTVVYPSLILAYAGQAAYLIKNPADLSTAFYSSIPGGLFWPMFVVATLAAIVASQSLISASFSIIRQSIVLDYFPRATVRHTSDKYEGQVYCPEVNYLLMLFCVLITIGFQGGPEIGHAFGVAVIWVMLITTALMTVVMVVIWDVHPALAATFFTVYVAVEDLYMSSLMNKLAQGGWVPFAITAFFLVITVSWTYGRKKKGEYEAGHMISGNELATVVARSARVPGVCFFFTDLMNGIPPIVRHYAEHTGCLRELLLFVTVRRLPVTSVLPEERFLVAAEEEVPPGVYRSVVQYGYMDKQDMEGEEFLESVLAALKEIARTAEEAAMMDRACRSGVSVVIGRTILTASGGKQVHGWFRRFIVNHMYRFLQKNFNSGVSNIKLDHDKTMQVGMNYKIKLD, via the exons ATGGAGCGGCGCGCCGACGCGAATGGCGACATCGTCCTGGAGATGGCCTCTCCCGGCGCCGACGGGCAGCAGcagggcggcgatggcggcgcaaGCGGTGGTCGGACCCTGAGCTTCAGCCAGGCGTACAAGATGCGACACCGGACACCTCAG GTGTTCACGGTGTCGCAGACGCTGTTGCTGAGCTTCCAGTCGCTGGGCATCGTGTACGGCGACCTGGGCACGTCGCCGCTCTACGTGTTCCCGTCCGTGGTCCTCCCCGGCGCCGGCGAGCGCGACTTCCTCGGCATCCTCAGCCTCATCCTCTGGACGCTGACCCTCATGAGCCTGGTCAAGTACGTGCTCATCGTGCTCCGCGCCGACGACCACGGCGAGGGCGGCACCTTCGCGCTCTACTCGCTGCTGCGGCAGCACGTCAACTTCAAGGGCGGCACGCCGGCGCAGGTCACGCGGCTGCCCTCCGACCTCCAGCTCAGGTTCCACGGCAAGAAGAAGAGGTCGGAGCCGTCCCGCATGCAGAAGTTCCTCGAGGGCAGCGCCGTCGCGCAGTCGGTCCTCACCTACGTCGTGCTGGTCGGCACCTCCATGGTCATGGGCGACGGCGCCCTCACGCCGGCCATCTCAG TTCTTTCGGCCGTTCAAGGAATCCAATCGAGATCCCCCAAGATCGAACAAA AGCATGTGGTGATGCTGTCGGTGGTGATCCTGCTGCTGCTATTCCTTTTCCAGCAGATGGGCACCGGCAGGGTCAGCTTCTCCTTCTCCCCGATCATGCTCGTCTGGTTCGGGTCAATCGCCATGATCGGCCTCTACAACATCATCGTCTACTACCCGCCGGTTCTCAAGGCCGTCAACCCCTACTACATCTACTGCTACTTCGCCAGGAACGGGACCGCCGGCTGGGAGCAGCTCGGCGCCGTCATCCTCTGCATCACAG GCGCTGAAGCTATGTTTGCCGACTTGGGTCACTTCAACAAGAGATCAATTCAG GTGGCCTTCTCGACGGTGGTGTACCCGTCACTCATCCTCGCGTACGCCGGTCAGGCAGCGTACCTGATCAAGAACCCCGCCGACCTGAGCACGGCGTTCTACAGCAGCATCCCGGGTGGCCTCTTCTGGCCCATGTTCGTCGTGGCCACCCTCGCCGCCATCGTCGCCAGCCAGTCGCTCATCTCCGCCAGCTTCTCCATCATCCGGCAGTCCATCGTGCTCGACTACTTCCCGCGCGCCACCGTGCGGCACACCTCCGACAAGTACGAGGGCCAGGTGTACTGCCCCGAGGTCAACTACCTGCTCATGCTCTTCTGCGTCCTCATCACCATCGGCTTCCAGGGCGGCCCGGAGATCGGCCACGCCTTCGGCGTCGCCGTCATATGGGTCATGCTCATCACCACCGCGCTCATGACGGTGGTCATGGTGGTGATCTGGGACGTGCACCCGGCGCTCGCCGCCACGTTCTTCACCGTCTACGTGGCCGTAGAGGACCTGTACATGAGCTCCCTGATGAACAAGTTGGCGCAGGGCGGGTGGGTCCCGTTCGCCATCACCGCCTTCTTCCTGGTGATCACCGTGTCCTGGACCTACGGCCGGAAGAAGAAGGGCGAGTACGAGGCGGGCCACATGATCTCCGGCAACGAGCTCGCCACGGTCGTGGCCAGGTCGGCCCGCGTGCCGGGGGTCTGCTTCTTCTTCACGGACCTCATGAACGGCATCCCGCCCATCGTGCGCCACTACGCGGAGCACACCGGCTGCCTCCGCGAGCTGCTGCTGTTCGTCACCGTCAGGAGGCTGCCGGTGACCTCGGTGCTGCCCGAGGAGCGGTTCCTCGtcgcggcggaggaggaggtgccgccAGGGGTGTACAGGTCCGTGGTGCAGTACGGGTACATGGACAAGCAGGACATGGAAGGCGAGGAGTTCCTCGAGTCGGTGCTCGCGGCGCTTAAGGAGATCGCCCGCACagccgaggaggccgccatgaTGGATCGGGCCTGCAGGAGCGGGGTGAGCGTCGTGATCGGGAGGACGATCCTGACGGCGAGCGGCGGGAAGCAAGTGCACGGCTGGTTCAGGCGATTCATCGTCAATCACATGTACAGGTTCCTGCAGAAGAACTTCAACTCCGGCGTTTCCAACATCAAGTTAGATCATGACAAGACGATGCAGGTTGGGATGAACTATAAGATCAAGCTAGATTGA